From the genome of Longimicrobiaceae bacterium, one region includes:
- a CDS encoding exosortase/archaeosortase family protein, producing the protein MTSAALSLGRTYVGDWKRYVPMAATGAAFALLFWSPMMTLGRDWWSDPDAGHGLLLAPVAVYLAWKKGLTADARGQVAAGLLIVFAAVLLRYVSGLAAELFTMRASMMGALFGLVVFYFGFRQLLHWWLPASLLLLSIPLPDVVVGSLALPLQFRASEMGAVLLEWRQVPVMLDGNVLRLPGRSLFVTEACSGLRSLASLISLGLLIGGLWLRHPASRLALIAAAIPVAMALNGIRVFLTGFLVFYVDPKLGEGFMHMTEGWIIFVVAFAILGGIAALLNQAEIQIGRRRA; encoded by the coding sequence GTGACCAGCGCGGCACTCTCCCTCGGCCGTACCTACGTGGGCGACTGGAAGCGCTACGTACCGATGGCCGCCACCGGGGCGGCCTTCGCGCTCCTGTTCTGGAGCCCCATGATGACGCTGGGGCGCGACTGGTGGAGCGATCCGGACGCCGGACACGGGCTGCTCCTCGCCCCGGTGGCCGTCTACCTGGCCTGGAAGAAGGGGCTGACCGCGGACGCCCGCGGCCAGGTGGCGGCGGGGCTCCTGATCGTCTTCGCCGCGGTGCTCCTGCGCTACGTGTCGGGGCTGGCGGCGGAGCTGTTCACCATGCGCGCCTCCATGATGGGCGCGCTCTTCGGCCTGGTGGTCTTCTACTTCGGCTTCCGGCAGCTCCTGCACTGGTGGCTCCCGGCGTCGCTGCTTCTGCTCTCCATCCCGCTCCCGGACGTGGTGGTGGGCTCGCTCGCCCTGCCGCTGCAGTTCCGGGCCTCGGAGATGGGGGCGGTGCTCCTGGAGTGGCGCCAGGTGCCGGTAATGCTGGACGGCAACGTCCTCCGGCTCCCCGGCCGCTCGCTCTTCGTGACGGAGGCGTGCAGTGGGCTCCGCTCGCTGGCCTCCCTGATCTCGCTCGGGCTGCTCATCGGCGGGCTGTGGCTGCGCCACCCGGCGAGCCGCCTGGCGCTGATCGCCGCGGCCATCCCGGTGGCCATGGCCCTCAACGGGATTCGCGTCTTTCTCACCGGGTTCCTGGTCTTCTACGTGGACCCGAAGCTGGGCGAGGGCTTCATGCACATGACCGAGGGGTGGATCATCTTCGTGGTGGCGTTCGCGATCCTGGGCGGCATCGCCGCCCTGCTGAACCAGGCCGAAATCCAGATCGGGAGGCGCAGGGCATGA
- a CDS encoding sugar transferase, with protein sequence MLIPAQKSGPLTATSGALALDELAESISTPWMQGVSAAETRWLGRRVLNVTMALVGLILAAPLMLVIAVLVKLTSPGPIIFRQTRVGLDRRQDSGSQHHWRRRVDYGGRLFTMYKFRTMTASGGSAVQVWAQPSDPRVTPLGAVLRKYRLDELPQLFNVLRGDMNIVGPRPEQPKIFAELRGKIEHYHERQRVLPGITGWAQINQSYDRCLSDVRNKLRYDLEYIERQSVIQDLLILLRTVPVVVFKRGAW encoded by the coding sequence GTGTTGATCCCTGCGCAGAAGTCCGGTCCGCTGACCGCCACCTCGGGCGCCCTGGCGCTCGACGAGCTGGCCGAGAGCATTTCCACGCCCTGGATGCAGGGCGTCTCCGCCGCGGAGACCCGCTGGCTGGGCCGGCGCGTGCTCAACGTGACGATGGCCCTCGTGGGGCTGATCCTGGCGGCGCCGCTGATGCTGGTGATCGCGGTGCTCGTCAAGCTGACCTCTCCTGGACCGATCATCTTCCGGCAGACCCGGGTGGGGCTGGACCGGCGGCAGGACAGCGGGAGCCAGCACCACTGGCGGCGCCGGGTGGACTACGGCGGCCGGCTCTTCACCATGTACAAGTTCCGCACGATGACCGCCTCCGGCGGCAGCGCGGTGCAGGTGTGGGCGCAGCCGAGCGACCCCCGCGTCACTCCCCTGGGCGCCGTGCTGCGGAAGTACCGGCTGGACGAGCTCCCGCAGCTATTCAACGTCCTCAGGGGCGACATGAACATCGTGGGGCCGCGCCCCGAGCAGCCGAAGATCTTCGCGGAGCTCCGCGGCAAGATCGAGCACTACCACGAGCGCCAGCGCGTCCTTCCCGGGATCACCGGCTGGGCGCAGATCAACCAGAGCTACGACCGGTGCCTGTCGGACGTGCGCAACAAGCTGCGCTACGACCTGGAGTACATCGAGCGGCAGTCCGTGATCCAGGACCTCCTGATCCTGCTGCGGACCGTACCGGTGGTGGTCTTCAAGCGAGGAGCATGGTGA
- a CDS encoding EpsI family protein, producing MRHFTRSWGPAILLGLGAAITLGVDTQRSVPLRGPLESSVPARFASYESSDVKISDEERRVAGMSDYLMRVYRPAGAAAAAAAGAYAFSLYVGYYESQTQGKSIHSPKNCLPGAGWEALTSGRVAIATPNGPVTVNRYLLQNKGQRALVLYWYQGRGRVEANEYRVKWHLLRDSALRGRSDEALVRVIVPVTGSEEEAFRLAAQVAGGMMPAVGRALPA from the coding sequence ATGAGGCACTTCACCCGGAGCTGGGGCCCCGCGATCCTTCTGGGACTGGGCGCCGCGATCACGCTGGGGGTCGACACGCAACGGTCGGTGCCGCTCCGCGGCCCGCTGGAGAGCTCGGTGCCGGCCCGGTTCGCATCGTACGAGTCGAGCGACGTGAAGATCTCGGACGAGGAGCGGCGGGTCGCGGGGATGAGCGACTACCTGATGCGGGTGTACCGCCCGGCGGGCGCGGCCGCGGCGGCCGCCGCCGGAGCGTACGCGTTCTCCCTCTACGTGGGCTACTACGAGAGCCAGACGCAGGGGAAGTCCATTCACTCGCCGAAGAACTGCCTCCCGGGAGCCGGCTGGGAGGCGCTGACCTCCGGCCGCGTGGCCATCGCCACGCCGAACGGGCCGGTGACGGTGAACCGGTACCTCCTCCAGAACAAGGGCCAGCGCGCGCTGGTGCTGTACTGGTACCAGGGCCGGGGCCGCGTGGAGGCGAACGAGTACCGGGTGAAGTGGCACCTCCTCCGCGACTCCGCGCTCCGCGGGCGCAGCGACGAGGCCCTGGTGCGGGTGATCGTCCCGGTGACGGGCTCGGAGGAGGAGGCTTTCA